In the genome of Malania oleifera isolate guangnan ecotype guangnan chromosome 5, ASM2987363v1, whole genome shotgun sequence, the window AGATGAGATCTATCGTCTACGTATCTGGACCGTGAGGGAGCTTGATTCGACCGTGAGGGAATGAATCGAATGACCACCGACCACCGTCGGAGCGTGTGAGGGTGAGCGAGATGGCGTTGTTGGCGATTTCAACTTGGCGGCATGCAGCAAGCGTGCTAGGCAGAATGGGCAAGGGCGCAAGAGCGCAACAGTGGAGCTGTGGAATGGAGACTGTGGACTATGGTCTGTGGAGCTGGCGACGACCGCCTGTGGAGGAGACGAGGACGACGAGTGGATAGCAGCAACAACCAGCATGAGGCAATCGTGGCCCGCAAAAATTagaattaggatttagggttttatctCAGTAGGGTAGGGTTATCTGGTTAAAGGGTTATTGGATTTATATATAGGAATAGGAGCCAACTAAACGGAGTGCACAGGTCCAAACGCCAGTAGGCTATTGGGCTTTTGCAAGCAGAATTGGACCATGAGTTCAGTGCGCCCCCACTGACTTTCTCAAAAAAGGACAGCTCAAATCACAGCCTTGTCGTATTCCGCTcgaaaaattcagatttttaacccaaaaaaatattattttaaaaacatatttaaatataattcaCTTTGAACTCTAATTTTTGTAATGATGTATTTGAAAATTTTGCGGGTTAATTAATTGTTCTTTCTAAACTAAATCTGGAAAAATTATGATCAGTTTTGCATGTCCACAAAGACACGAAATGACcatatatgaattttaaaaagCAAATCTCACATAATGATTTTCGAGTTTTAACACCTTAAAGTAGAAAATCTTATGGAACTATCTGAGGTCTAAAAGACAAATCATGCTGGAtaaatttttttctataatttaatttatagtttataaaaacataaaaatagaaaataaattcaaaaaaaaattcctcCAAAAAAATTCACGCACTCGAAAAACATACCAAGAAAATTTTGATGTAAttaatttcttaaaatttatcaattttattttttgaccTTTTTCAGCATACATAATTcacaaaacaaaaaatttaaaacaatccAAAAAAATTATGAGTACTATGAaagattttttttcctaattttttttcttaaatatacaaatatgctATAATTCAACAAAAAATTTACCAAATGCAATAAAGTAAAATTAACTTACGATCAAGtgatttcaaaaggcaaaatcaAATTATTATGATTCGTTTTACTTGTAAAACAGGAGTGCATTCACGCAAAAGCAAGCAAAACGAAATATGAATTAACATAACTCAATTTTAAACTAAAATCAAGTTTTGACAAGTCTATCTCATTTTACAACCCACCACCAAGTACAATTTTTTTCGAGAACCGTCAGATACGCATTCGAGTAAATATTTACCTTGAAGTGGTTGCATGCTCTCACATGCAAGGGCGATGGCCAATAGGCGTACACACTTGCAAGCATGCGGAGGCACACCACACTACTCAATTCATTATGGAGATTAAAAATACCAAGACGATAGAGGACAGGGGAGTGATGTTTAGTACGAGTCTAGATAAGAAGTTTGCACGAGggaatatgaaataaaatttgaatACTGAGTTAAAGTATGAAGGTGGGATGAATAATCGAACTATCCGATGCAAGTGTGGAGCACATGACAACATGAGAGAAGATGGTGGCATGCGTCATTTGCAAGGTTTGGGAGTACACTCGCTACATTAGTAGGCATTAAAGATGGCTAATACTATGCTACCATTATATGTGTACAATAGACTCAAAAGACCTAGCTTAGGTTTGATTAAAAACCTGGTGGCTCATCttgcaaattttaaaaatgtttcgATAACGCCCAATGGATCATCCCATGTGGGCTCATTCATCCCATAATTTGCCATTGGAGGAAGTAGAAGAGAACCAACACACTCAAACCCAAAGCTAAGCTTGGTTTTTTGCATACAAACCAAGCACAACATCTATCGTATAGAGAACTTGCTCCACCACGTGTTCTTGTGTTCGTTTCATAAATTCAAACATGTTAGACATGAATTCATGTGCCTTTTTATTTGTCATCGACACTATAAGCACACAGACAAGTGGTGGAACAAGTTCTCACCTTACAAATGATGCATGTCATTATCCTATCCCCATTGTGGTCACCTGCTCTGCACTGACATCTAATAGTCCAAATGCCTATCCTTCAACTTAATGCCCAAACTTTACTCCTCCACACCAACTAGCTCTTTCGCAGTTTCCACCCCTTTAGCTCGCTTCTTGTTGCATACATTGGAATAGtaatgaactcattggatcgtcGTGACTCTAATGCAAGAGGTGTCCCtcttgcatgcatgcatgcacccAACTTACCACATCATATAAAATTTTCACACATAAATACGGTGGTGATAAGATGCAAATGAAACAAACTCGCCAAAGCTCGATTTTTTTTAGTGTAAGACCAAGCAACCATAAGTCAATTTCATAGTGAAACCAAGTTATGATAATTCAATTTCATTTTCCAAGCATGCACACCTGATTTTGCAGCTAAAACAAATTATGttcaattttacattttttattaaTCACAAGTTGATTTTACTTCAGCACTTTTGATAAATTTTCACTGCACTGTAGTACATTGTATGTTTTAAGAATACGACATAATATTTCAGGAAAACactaaaaatttcataaatttttgattttttttttttttttggattattctAATAATCTTTTGAATTATGCATGATAAAGAaaacctaaaaaaataaaattcaataacTTTCAGAAATTAACATTATTACAACTTTTCTCGTATTTTTCTACAACTTTTAAAAATTGCCAGagtttattttctattttaatgaattttcatattaaataaaaaattcagaAGAAATCAAGGACTTAAAATTCAAGAGGTCATCACGAGATATTTGCCTCTTAAAACTCATGCGAGGGTTATGCGAGAGCTATGCGAGAGCTTCCGTCTCACATTCTTCTCTTGGTCATGCAAAACTTATGGAATCATTCGGACCGAGATTTTGAGACACATCATTTTACGAAATAAAGGCCCCCAAAGCActatgtttaaatattttttattagaataatataattttagggaACTTGAGTTAGCAACTAAGTTTAAAGTTAAAGTTGAATTATATTTATGGAAAACATTGTGAAGAGAATCAATAAGCTCCTCTTCATTTTGTTCCAACTCACAAAATCAAATGACACAATGCAGTTTGAGTGCCTCTCTCATGCTCTCAGCCTTTCACCCCAAACCCCACTGTCACTTTCTTTTTCATTATAATAACATTTTGGTAACTGCCTGAAAGTGTGAGTTTAAACTAAATCCTTAATAGGATTGCCAAATGCCAAGAAAGCACAGGCTAAACTCCAAAGGCAATTAGACAAACAACTGCTTCCATGCATTGGGAATGCAGCCCCCGACGGAAGAAGAGTGAAGAGGTCCAAACCCCAGGAGGCTATTGGCCATAATATGGGCCATGAGTTCAGTGGGCCCCCACTGACTTTCTCACAAAAAGACAGCACAAAGCCACAGACTACAGCCTTCTCGAATTTCgctcccaaaaccccaaaccccaggCCCAAGCCCAAGACCAAGCCCATCCTTAGCATTTACTACTACTCTCAATGAATGCATTTTCGAGCAGAGGACCCCTGCGAATGGAGTTGCAGTGGGAATCAATGACTTTTTCCTCAGTCTTTTCCTCGCTGCCAAAACGCTCATGAGTAGTTTCTCGAGAAAAAAGTTTTCTCGAGGTAAAAGAAAACACATTCTAAATAAAGACTTTCTATATATAAAAGTCGTGGTCCTCCCAGAAAAGCAGTGAAATGAATGTTCGCACCTCGTGTTTTGATTTTTTGATCCCTCTCCAACAATCCAGCATATAATTTGtgatttaaattttaaaccaaaatttaaaattaaaaaaaaaaaaaccaaaataaagCAATAATAAATGCAGGATTAATGACTGAGATTTTAGGAATTTTAATTTCACATTGATACTAGATGATTTGAACTCATAAATTGAGAATATTGTATGTTTTTAATAATGTACAAAATCAATCTAAAACAAaataaattgaattttaaaaatgacaataacagtgaaagattcaaactcagatttcaattttttttcccgaAGTGGGTTGTCAGAAAATTAATGGAGGCATGGTTTCAGATTCAGAGATGCTGATGAATGATGATTGATGATTGAtgattgatgatgatgatgacttaCCTGACCAGAAGCAACCTTGAGCTGGTAATAGAAAAGCTCAAGAGGAGTGGAGGTGACATGAACTCCGAAAAACGTCGCCGGATTTCGGTACCAAATCCTCACCGTCGAATTCAGAGTCAGCATATCCGTCGCCACTCCAGTATCGTCCGTCCCCGCCTGTATATTCAACTTCTCGAACACTATGTTCTGCACACACAGATGtgtacaatttttaaaataaaaaagagtttaatttattttttaaaaaaaaattgaaagccaTTAAGCAAATCATTAGAACAGACTTGACCAGAGAAACTCGCTAACCTTGACGACGACCTTGGGCTCGTACGGCGTGCTAGCGGCCCAGAGAATCAACGAGAACGCCGTGAAGAGGACGACGAAGGAGAGAACGAAGCAGACGACGTAGAATCTGGCGGAGTGACCGGAGCTCAGATcatcgtcgtcgtcgtcgtccGCGTCTTCGCCCTCGGTGCCGCGTGGGAGCTTTTTCCAGGGGGCGGAGATACGATGGTTCTTGAGGGAGGCAGAAAATCGGGAGGTGGAGGACTCGCGGGAGTGGTGGACGGGGGAGCTGCGGTAGAGGTTGAACTGGCCGGTGGCGGTGCCGCCGCTGTAGTTGTACTGGTGGGCGGGGGACCCGACGGGGCTCCACCCGTACGACATCTTCTCGACGTCGTGCTGCGACGGGCTCTGCACGTAGTATAGCGGCCGCCGGGGGGACCGCGGCGGCGAGGACGCCGCGTCTAGACTCGTCACTTCCGAGTCTGACTTCGCGTGCATTGTCGTTCCCGGCAACGGCATGCCCGATCGGCGGTGGCTTGTATTTTGATATCGGTTTTGGAAACGGGAATCTTCGCcggagaaggagagagagtggCGTTCGGGGTTTTGAATCCCGATAACGCGGTTTAAGTATTAACGTTGGGATGTGATGGTTGCTACTTGCTAAAATGTTCCATGTGCGTACTGTTCACGCCTTTTTCTTGCCCTCGTTGTGTCTCTATGATGAcgaatttaaataaataaattatgcaAATGGGATATTTATTTACTATTTAAATGTGTTATTTTAGGAAatgtattttggaaaaaaaaagttaattttgtTAATAAGCTAATAATTACTTTAAACGTGCAagttatttattttcattttatattagATATCATTTTCTTGTGCAAGTTATTATATGCACATAAAAGAAACCTACAAAAGATTTTTTAGCCTCCAAAAActcaatattatatttttttgaaaaattttaatcaaaaataaaaattttcaactcataaaatttctataaaaattaataaatttaaatttaatataataaacaTGATTTTATTAAAAGTAACATTAAATCAATTATCGATTATTTGATTTTCTCGGAACCTATCAGTAtataaatgaaatataattttttataatcaaTTTAGCAAATTCATTATCTACATATTCTTGtataaatttctaaaatatcAATTAACATCATATTTGTTAAATCTTTTTTGAATCCCTCCAAAAATTCAATGCTAATAAATGACAATTTccaattaagaaataaaaatttgaaccactaataaaatattttctataaaacTAGATAAATAATAATTGAATTGAATATAAAGAACACAATTTTATTTATAGTAACATTAAATTATGTGCCCATTACTTCATTATTTATTCTCAGTCAATCCACAATCTTATTAATAGTAAAGTAACATTAAATCATGCTTTTATTGTTTGATTTTCTCAAAGCCTATCTACAAGCACAATAAAAGTTATGATGTATTATACATGCATCAAATTCATCCTCACCAAATTCCCGaaatatatttttctataatttgcaaaaattaattataatttttgaataaCTTATTATAGTAATGAAAACTATAATTCacgaaaaaaaaaagttttaaaataatcaaaTGGTAATTAACATCATATAAATTAAaactaattataaaaatataattatttatgcTGTTAATTTTCTGTTTCTATtatcatttttcaattgtttgCCATAAAATTGAGAGTTGAAAAcaagattttatggttttcaattgtttggcaacttgttttcaaaaattttcatatcCAGAAAtactttttttggattaaattatttatttttttatagatttaaattaaaataaaaagtaaataatcatgtgaatttaaatataattaaaataaaaaatgcataaatttcaaaaaatagctATAAAGTCAATgacaaaatacttttaatatcttTTAATcatcatgtccaataaaatttttattataaagtaaaataggaaagtagaacaattaagtaaaataattataataaattttatttttattataataatttttaaaaatgtattatttataactttattattttaatcatatttttataatattatttaatttaaagataaaaatgagtattttttaaatttaatttgtaattcatataagctttacaaatattaaccaaacaagttatTGGTTTCTATTATTTAGTTtgtatttctgatttttagtttaCATTTCTCAAATTTTTAACAGTGATACAAAATAACCCTTAAAATAATCCCAAAAgtctaactaattaattaatgcaattatctaaatttaattttaagtttAAAAGCCAAATGCAACAATAATCTAAAAATAAcattcataatttgaaaataatttctttATGTTAAAAACCAATGATATCTTTTACATTACACGAATTTTGactaattatatttatttatttaattagttaatCATTGCAAAATGGCATAACATAGGGTTAGTCTACCTTTGGGTCAACATTAAGGGAACAAATAAACAATTTAATGATTGAACCTATTGGGCCTATGGACTGCCTTTCAACCTTTAATCAATTTTACGTTTCCTAAAATGGAATCAAAATATTCGGGTGAAATTATTTCATTCTAATAGTTGAAAAGTTTAAacttattaattaaaattatgataaatTTATGTTCTGGGAtagattcatttttttttttatccattcAAAAAACTTGTATTTTTAGAAATGCATCCCGATGCATCACCATTATTTATTTAATGGGCCCCACTAAATAGATAGTAATGTAATAAACGACAAGTAGGGTTGGTTAAATTGATTTGATTACTTTTTTTTATCCATTTTAACATGTTTAAAAGGATTTATATAACTGATCCCACTTAGTGGaactaagacttggttttgttgttgttattgtagtTGTATGCTAACATatttaagtgttttttttttttttttttttgtatagtattataaatataaaataaatataaaaaaaccaaaaaaaaaaaacaagtgaattttcttttctttttttttttttgtcaattgaAAGTCCAACTAGACCTAAGCTGAACAATGAGAGATGGTCCGCCTCCCAACCCATATCCCCTTCAACCCTCCTTAGGGTTTGGACCTAAGCTCCTTCAATATGAAAGTTTCAAATTTTAACTATCAAGATGTTGCTAGGTAGAAataaaacaagtgaaatttaTGTTAAATAACAATCCATACATGTATCACCTCATTCCAACACGTGAAACTAAACATATATATAGAAGTCTTCTAATAATTCAATCAATCCCATTAAACATTATAATTCAACTCAATGGGTCCTACAAATGCGTAACATAACGGTAATTGACTTgtacaaattattaaatttataagCTAAAAACTCTAAACCTTCAAAAATTTCTTGGTCTTGTTATAACCACCAATCAAAACAAATAGTCAAATGACTCAAacaataagagagagagagagagagagagactctgATGTCGAGAAGAGTGGTGGAGCTTTGTGGTGGGGGTAGGGACTGAGAAGAGAAGGAGGAAGGGGCGGAGGCGGAGTGAGACTGGAGAGAGCGGGGGGAGAAGTGGGGATTTCTTTCTTCTCTTGTTTTTTGTTTCCTTTCTggtctttcctcttcttttttccTCCGAGACGACTGGAGAGTGCGACGGAAGGAAAGGAGAAGGGTGAGAATTGAAGGCGTAAGGGGATATccgagatgagagagagagggaagagaaaAGGAACAAAAGGTTACTGAGGCAAACAAACAATCTAACAATCATATTCAACACGCCAAAATTTATAGTTATTTAGTCTTACACAGTATTTATTAATTTTCAAAACTCTCTACTTTCTTAATATCAATAATATGGTTTTTGACACTCGAACTCTTAATACAGTATGACTTGATTTCAATGACAAACAATATGAGGGAACTTGAACCTAATTAATACAAGTAGCAAATAAGTAAAGAGATCAATtctcataaaaataataattaatgatGGGGACAATAAAAGATGATCATAAATACTAgattttgtaataataataataataataatgctaattaACTGTGAGAATGACTGTTCAAATGGTTAAatgtaataaatatatttaataaataaatttctttcattttaatGTAAAGAAGGTAGAAAATTCTTGaaggcaaaaaaaaaattatgtgaaatggaTTGATAAGCAAAATAGATGTACTAAACAATAATCACAAATTTGAATTGGAAGCTATTTAGGTTTCACATTAAAGAAAATAATGGACTCAATAAAATGGGAAATCCTAATATAATGAGGAAACAAtaacaaatgtttttttttttacataatctATCAAAAAATAATGAGATAATaagtttattaaaaattttcgTTGATCATGATGTCCATGTGTATAACTCATTATCGATGTCAGATTCTATCTATGAGTGTTGACGAAGAGGGATTGATGGTCCCCAAAACGAGAAAGAAAAAGCGTTTTGGTGAACAGtgacaaaaatatttaaaaatagacTCTGAACCTTTTGTTACCATTTTAAACTGTTCTAAATCACTTGATGCAAtcaaaattgatagaaaaaaaaaaatactagaaaAGAAAAAGCTTTGGAACAAACAAAACAGGCAAAAGGTTTAACTTCGACTCTTCGAGTTGCCTTTcctttaaaatcaaaatttcaacTTGTCAAACTTTTTCTTAGTACTTTGAACCACTTCGAGTCACACGGTGCAATCAGATTTGACAAAAAGTGAACAAAAAATGTCTAAAATGATAGAGATTTTATCTCAATTTGCGCACATAAGATCAAAATCACTATCAAATCCCCCTTAAAGTTATGGACCATCCCAAAGCCCCCACCGGAATGATATTCAAAAAAATGGACATAAAACCCAGtgttggaaaaaaaaatgtaaaaaaaaataaaaaggttaaaaaaaagaaaaagaaaaggaaagggaaaagagaaagaagaagcaAAAAAAGTTTGCATTAGCTCCATTTTGGGGCAATTGGGTTCAAAAAAATGTCATTGACACTCATGCTAATCAATCAATAACTAGAGAgtggttttaaaaaaataaaataaatgtataAATACAAACCATGGAAGAAAAAACACTACATTAAATTCAAACAACATCTTCCTTATTTCATggataataatatatataatcataGTTTGGTCATCAAGTTATATGAATg includes:
- the LOC131156586 gene encoding uncharacterized protein LOC131156586; its protein translation is MPLPGTTMHAKSDSEVTSLDAASSPPRSPRRPLYYVQSPSQHDVEKMSYGWSPVGSPAHQYNYSGGTATGQFNLYRSSPVHHSRESSTSRFSASLKNHRISAPWKKLPRGTEGEDADDDDDDDLSSGHSARFYVVCFVLSFVVLFTAFSLILWAASTPYEPKVVVKNIVFEKLNIQAGTDDTGVATDMLTLNSTVRIWYRNPATFFGVHVTSTPLELFYYQLKVASGQVKKFYQSRKSQRTVVAMVVGSQVPLYGGISVLGTVQDRIERMVVPLNLTFVIRSRAYVLGRLVEPKFYKRIRCPITLRGNGLGKPNNLTHSCFYD